The proteins below come from a single Micropterus dolomieu isolate WLL.071019.BEF.003 ecotype Adirondacks linkage group LG05, ASM2129224v1, whole genome shotgun sequence genomic window:
- the med8 gene encoding mediator of RNA polymerase II transcription subunit 8 isoform X1 — protein sequence MQQREEKQLEASVESLISRVAHVKSALHNFIYKLENEYERLTWPSVLDNFALLSGQLNTINKLLKNEKTPSFRNQVIIPLLLSPDRDEDLAKLTEQRVPVFSHEIVPDYLRTKPDPEVEEQEKQLSADAARIGPEAAQKQIQTLNKLCSNLLEKLNNPRDDRDAESAAIRQNKPSFNPADTNALVGAVAFGKGLSKCRPPGPGAPGHSGQGPMMSGGPTLQQVTIGGGSGQQAGMGGPVAPQQQGQPGRRPGELGKMPSSIKTNIKSASGSMHPYNR from the exons ATGCag CAACGAGAAGAGAAGCAGTTGGAGGCGTCGGTGGAGTCTCTCATCTCTCGGGTAGCACACGTCAAAAGCGCTCTTCACAATTTCATTTATAAGTTGGAAAATGAATACGAGCGATTGACATG GCCCTCTGTTTTGGACAACTTTGCTCTTCTATCTGGCCAGCTGAACACTATCAATAAACTGCTCAAGAACGAGAAGACGCCATCCTTTCGCAACCAGGTTATAATACCACTGCTTCTGTCCCCGGACCGAGATGAGGATTTAGCG AAACTCACAGAGCAGCGCGTCCCGGTGTTCAGCCACGAGATTGTGCCGGACTACTTGCGGACCAAGCCTGATCCGGaggtggaggagcaggagaAACAGCTGAGTGCAGACGCGGCACGAATTGGCCCAGAGGCGGCGCAG AAACAGATCCAGACGTTGAATAAGCTGTGTTCTAATCTGCTAGAGAAGCTTAACAATCCTCGTGATGACAGAGATGCAGAAAGTGCAG CAATACGACAGAACAAACCTTCTTTCAACCCTGCTGACACCAACGCCTTGGTTGGAGCTGTCGCATTTGGAAAGGGGCTTTCCAAATGTAGGCCTCCAGGTCCAGGGGCCCCTGGACATTCAGGACAAGGGCCCATGATGAGCGGAGGGCCCACCTTACAGCAGGTCACCATTGGCGGTGGTTCAGGCCAGCAAGCAGGTATGGGAGGGCCTGTGGCTCCACAGCAGCAAGGGCAGCCAGGTAGGAGACCTGGAGAGCTGG gaAAAATGCCAAGCAGCATCAAGACAAACATCAAATCTGCGTCCGGTTCAATGCATCCTTACAACCGATGA
- the med8 gene encoding mediator of RNA polymerase II transcription subunit 8 isoform X2, with the protein MQQREEKQLEASVESLISRVAHVKSALHNFIYKLENEYERLTWPSVLDNFALLSGQLNTINKLLKNEKTPSFRNQVIIPLLLSPDRDEDLAKLTEQRVPVFSHEIVPDYLRTKPDPEVEEQEKQLSADAARIGPEAAQKQIQTLNKLCSNLLEKLNNPRDDRDAESAAIRQNKPSFNPADTNALVGAVAFGKGLSKCRPPGPGAPGHSGQGPMMSGGPTLQQVTIGGGSGQQAGMGGPVAPQQQGQPGKMPSSIKTNIKSASGSMHPYNR; encoded by the exons ATGCag CAACGAGAAGAGAAGCAGTTGGAGGCGTCGGTGGAGTCTCTCATCTCTCGGGTAGCACACGTCAAAAGCGCTCTTCACAATTTCATTTATAAGTTGGAAAATGAATACGAGCGATTGACATG GCCCTCTGTTTTGGACAACTTTGCTCTTCTATCTGGCCAGCTGAACACTATCAATAAACTGCTCAAGAACGAGAAGACGCCATCCTTTCGCAACCAGGTTATAATACCACTGCTTCTGTCCCCGGACCGAGATGAGGATTTAGCG AAACTCACAGAGCAGCGCGTCCCGGTGTTCAGCCACGAGATTGTGCCGGACTACTTGCGGACCAAGCCTGATCCGGaggtggaggagcaggagaAACAGCTGAGTGCAGACGCGGCACGAATTGGCCCAGAGGCGGCGCAG AAACAGATCCAGACGTTGAATAAGCTGTGTTCTAATCTGCTAGAGAAGCTTAACAATCCTCGTGATGACAGAGATGCAGAAAGTGCAG CAATACGACAGAACAAACCTTCTTTCAACCCTGCTGACACCAACGCCTTGGTTGGAGCTGTCGCATTTGGAAAGGGGCTTTCCAAATGTAGGCCTCCAGGTCCAGGGGCCCCTGGACATTCAGGACAAGGGCCCATGATGAGCGGAGGGCCCACCTTACAGCAGGTCACCATTGGCGGTGGTTCAGGCCAGCAAGCAGGTATGGGAGGGCCTGTGGCTCCACAGCAGCAAGGGCAGCCAG gaAAAATGCCAAGCAGCATCAAGACAAACATCAAATCTGCGTCCGGTTCAATGCATCCTTACAACCGATGA
- the med8 gene encoding mediator of RNA polymerase II transcription subunit 8 isoform X3, translating to MQQREEKQLEASVESLISRVAHVKSALHNFIYKLENEYERLTWPSVLDNFALLSGQLNTINKLLKNEKTPSFRNQVIIPLLLSPDRDEDLAKLTEQRVPVFSHEIVPDYLRTKPDPEVEEQEKQLSADAARIGPEAAQKQIQTLNKLCSNLLEKLNNPRDDRDAESAAIRQNKPSFNPADTNALVGAVAFGKGLSKCRPPGPGAPGHSGQGPMMSGGPTLQQVTIGGGSGQQAGKMPSSIKTNIKSASGSMHPYNR from the exons ATGCag CAACGAGAAGAGAAGCAGTTGGAGGCGTCGGTGGAGTCTCTCATCTCTCGGGTAGCACACGTCAAAAGCGCTCTTCACAATTTCATTTATAAGTTGGAAAATGAATACGAGCGATTGACATG GCCCTCTGTTTTGGACAACTTTGCTCTTCTATCTGGCCAGCTGAACACTATCAATAAACTGCTCAAGAACGAGAAGACGCCATCCTTTCGCAACCAGGTTATAATACCACTGCTTCTGTCCCCGGACCGAGATGAGGATTTAGCG AAACTCACAGAGCAGCGCGTCCCGGTGTTCAGCCACGAGATTGTGCCGGACTACTTGCGGACCAAGCCTGATCCGGaggtggaggagcaggagaAACAGCTGAGTGCAGACGCGGCACGAATTGGCCCAGAGGCGGCGCAG AAACAGATCCAGACGTTGAATAAGCTGTGTTCTAATCTGCTAGAGAAGCTTAACAATCCTCGTGATGACAGAGATGCAGAAAGTGCAG CAATACGACAGAACAAACCTTCTTTCAACCCTGCTGACACCAACGCCTTGGTTGGAGCTGTCGCATTTGGAAAGGGGCTTTCCAAATGTAGGCCTCCAGGTCCAGGGGCCCCTGGACATTCAGGACAAGGGCCCATGATGAGCGGAGGGCCCACCTTACAGCAGGTCACCATTGGCGGTGGTTCAGGCCAGCAAGCAG gaAAAATGCCAAGCAGCATCAAGACAAACATCAAATCTGCGTCCGGTTCAATGCATCCTTACAACCGATGA